In a single window of the Branchiostoma floridae strain S238N-H82 chromosome 2, Bfl_VNyyK, whole genome shotgun sequence genome:
- the LOC118409975 gene encoding orexin receptor type 2-like gives MAPSFNLSTEEIERLRQSVLYTYSEPTGIVLLFLNVVVFLIGLVANVSVLLAIFRRSPMDRVANAFMVNLCVCDLLVITLCVPVNAGMEVYRSYVYGPVMCKILPYVQAVSVCTSVLTLTAVSLDRYLVICSPLRAMSVSPSLRIKIVIPCLWVASMLIMLPLAIFSEVTEQTFEFGIHVVFCREMWPGAEWKKAYDVTLFVILFVLPFSIMALAYTKIGKTLWHGAAALYGRSADSTASRNNDVIVTKILMHRRRAVKVFTALTVIFAFSWLPYFLLIIWFDFYEETRRESALTAAVVHPFLLCLGLSNSAMNAVCFLILGNNNCCAGKYRDQLSQLSGTRKSTGTLPSQTRGEKLDFDYEVLEMEETRAVR, from the coding sequence ATGGCACCAAGTTTCAACCTATCGACAGAAGAGATCGAGCGGCTGAGACAGAGTGTGCTGTACACTTACAGTGAACCCACCGGCATCGTGCTCTTGTTTCTCAATGTCGTGGTGTTCCTGATCGGACTTGTCGCCAATGTTTCGGTCCTACTGGCGATATTCCGACGCAGCCCTATGGACAGGGTGGCCAACGCGTTCATGGTGAACCTGTGCGTTTGTGACCTTCTGGTCATCACTCTGTGCGTCCCTGTTAACGCTGGGATGGAGGTGTACCGCAGCTACGTGTACGGACCGGTCATGTGCAAGATTCTGCCCTACGTCCAGGCTGTGTCCGTGTGCACAAGTGTGTTAACTCTAACCGCCGTAAGCTTAGATCGCTACCTCGTCATATGCAGCCCTCTACGCGCCATGTCGGTTTCGCCGAGCTTGCGGATAAAAATTGTAATTCCTTGTCTCTGGGTAGCGTCCATGCTCATCATGCTACCTCTAGCGATCTTCAGTGAAGTTACCGAACAAACGTTTGAGTTCGGAATTCATGTGGTGTTTTGTAGGGAGATGTGGCCCGGAGCGGAATGGAAGAAGGCATATGACGTGACGCTATTTGTGATACTTTTCGTTCTTCCATTCTCAATCATGGCACTAGCCTACACAAAAATCGGTAAAACTCTGTGGCATGGTGCAGCAGCGCTCTATGGAAGGTCTGCCGACAGCACCGCCAGTAGGAACAACGACGTCATTGTTACTAAGATATTGATGCACAGAAGACGCGCTGTTAAAGTATTCACAGCTTTGACAGTCATCTTTGCGTTCTCCTGGCTACCGTACTTTCTTCTTATCATTTGGTTCGACTTCTACGAGGAAACTAGGAGGGAAAGCGCTTTAACCGCAGCCGTCGTACACCCTTTCCTTCTGTGCTTAGGTCTATCCAACTCAGCCATGAACGCTGTGTGCTTCCTCATCCTTGGTAATAATAACTGTTGTGCCGGGAAATATAGAGATCAACTTTCACAGTTATCAGGGACCAGGAAGTCCACAGGAACGCTACCCTCTCAAACAAGGGGGGAGAAACTTGACTTTGACTATGAAGTCCTGGAGATGGAAGAAACTCGCGCGGTACGATGA
- the LOC118409976 gene encoding trypsin-3-like: MRVFVFLALVCYAAAQQCGRSYYAPKQYVDRIIGGTEANPGSWPWMVSLQDNGFPFCGGTLINREWVLSAAHCRINARRLIVIAGDHNLATNEGTEQAIRAERVIAHPDYNPHTLDNDIMLIKLSTPATINSRVSPACLPGQGQHVSDGTRVTITGWGNTLTSGSNYPNELYQVTVPTIATSTCNAADSYAGEVTNNMFCAGFMNGGKDSCQGDSGGPVVNSGTVYGVVSWGYGCAQEGYPGVYVKVANYVNWINGYVSGQSTFGNGNGRP, encoded by the exons ATGCGCGTTTTCGTCTTCCTCGCTCTTGTCTGTTACGCTG CGGCGCAGCAGTGCGGGCGGTCCTACTATGCTCCGAAGCAGTACGTTGACCGCATCATCGGCGGGACGGAGGCGAACCCGGGCAGCTGGCCCTGGATGGTGTCTCTTCAGGACAACGGCTTCCCCTTCTGCGGAGGGACCCTCATCAACAGAGAATGGGTTCTCAGCGCCGCTCACTGCAGGATCAA TGCCCGCCGACTGATCGTTATTGCTGGAGACCATAACCTAGCTACCAACGAGGGGACCGAACAGGCCATCAGAGCAGAGCGGGTTATTGCACATCCAG ATTATAACCCCCACACTCTTGACAACGACATCATGCTCATCAAGCTCAGCACTCCCGCGACTATCAACTCACGGGTCAGCCCAGCATGTCTACCGGGACAGGGCCAGCATGTTTCCGACGGGACCCGTGTCACCATCACGGGCTGGGGAAACACTCTTACCAGTGGAT CCAACTACCCGAACGAGCTTTACCAGGTCACGGTGCCCACCATCGCCACCTCCACATGTAACGCGGCGGACTCGTACGCTGGTGAGGTGACCAACAACATGTTCTGTGCCGGCTTCATGAATGGCGGAAAGGATTCCTGCCAG GGAGACAGCGGCGGCCCCGTGGTGAATTCCGGTACGGTGTACGGCGTGGTGAGCTGGGGCTACGGCTGTGCTCAGGAAGGCTACCCGGGCGTCTACGTTAAGGTCGCCAATTACGTCAACTGGATCAACGGTTACGTCAGTGGACAGTCCACTTTCGGCAACGGCAACGGGCGACCATGA